Part of the Bacillus sp. N1-1 genome, GGCTCCAGAGAACGAATAAAAGAACAATCTTAGAAACCTCAAAAGAACCTATCCGCTTTTCTTTCTTCCTATTCCCCGATTGTCTAAATAGAAATATGCCAACGATTACCGCGAACATCGCGATTCCAAATTGACTGAGTTGATATGTAATAGAACTAATTTCATTCAATGACTGTTTTTCTCCGAAGAAAAACATTTCCAAAACATGAACGAGTATTAAAAACAAACAAGTAATCGCACTTAGAAAAATGATTTCGTTTTGACCTTGATTCGTTTTCTGCATGAGCTCACATCCCGTTGTGGTTTGGTTTGATACTTCTATTATAAGGATGTGATTTTCACTGTGCAGGGGTGATGGCTATTCTTTACAAAAAATTAATAGGCCTGACATGATCCTTACAATTAATTCATTTGCGCTAAATAAGGACCCACCAACTAACAATCCCCCCTTCCACCCTTCGACAAATAACGGGGGGTGACAGGCACCACTAATTTTTTTCTCCCCCCATGCCCCTTTTCGCTCTTTTCAAACGATATATAGAGTGAAAGGAGGTGATCAACATGGCAACAGCATCTCTCATGGATACGCAGCTTCGCCTGGTTCTTGAAATAGGAGTTGATGAAAACGGCAAGTCGATCTTTCGTAGCAAGAACTTCAATAACGTGAAAACATCCGCTACGCCCGATGCGCTCTTCGCGGTCGCATTAGCGCTAGCACCGCTTCAACAGCACAACCTGTTTGCAGTTGAGCGAAATGACTCTTCTGACCTTCAGGCGTAAGCAACAAGAGCAGCACAATTACTAAGAAAGGAGGGTACCAATTATGGCGAAAACACTTGAACTTCAATTCAATACGCGTGACAACAAGCCATTTTCCATCACACTGACTGATCCAGTTGAACCCGTAAATCCAGTAACCATTGCCGCAGCAATGGATGCGATCATCACGCAAAACTGCTTCACAACAAGCGGTGGTGATGTTGTGGCTAAGAAAGGCGCGCGCATCATTGAACGGAACGAAAACGACATTATCATTGGCTAATTGATTTTGAGGAAGGGCAATTGTCCTTCCTCTTTCGTCTGTGCAAAAAAGGAAGAGATCAGCTGTCCCCTCATTCTTAGTACGCTCTTTCACAATAAGTTTTAGTTCTTCCATTTCATCTAATTGCAGTTCTTGATAAATCATGATTTGAGACAGTCCAAGGAGGATGACTCCAAAGAAAAAACTAGTCATGATCATAACAAAACCATTAGACCAGGATAAAGAAGTATTCCAAACAATGATGCCGGCGATCGTTCCAAAGATAAGGATGAACCAGCCTACCAGGAAAGCAGCAACTTTAATCCCACTGTCTTGTTTTGTTTTCATATGACCCCCTCACTCTCTATTAGCATTAACATAATATAGAAACAACTAGACTACTAAAGGGCGCTTTTATCATTTATAAAAAGCATCACTAAAAATTCCCCAGTGATGCTCTAAACAGTGTGTTAATTAAATACCTACGGACGTTGCTTCTTGCTATAATGATTTATTTCTTCAACCAAAAATTAACCTCATCCTGATTAAACGGCTTATACCCTTGAGAGGCACCCCAATTCACCATATGATCATAGTCAGGATGATTGGGATCACGAATAATATGGAGAAACTCCTCAAAACCGCCTTCTCCACCAACGTCCTCAGGCGGGGCATTTCCTTCCCCATCAAGGCAAACAGGATCATTAGAATGAACATTTTCGATAATTTTCTCAACCTTAATTTCATGCACCCAGTGATCACCATAGTCATACGTGTAAACGATTCGAGCAGGCAGGTAATCCGAAAGCTTCTTCTCTGATTCTAAAACCATTGGCGTCTCCCCCTGAAACTCAAAAGCATGTTTACTGCTGACTAAGTTCACGAGCGGCTGCTCATTTTCAGTCGAGTAAACCATAAAATCATAAAGGTGGCTATCCATCCATCCGAATGCAGCTTGTAGGATGCGATGAAAACGGGAGAAAGTTGTATTCGTCGGAACCCTTAGCCTACGCCAAACGGAATGATCCCTAAGTTCCAGCGTCACTTTTAGTTCAACGGCCTCCGTACTAAAAATCGGGCCACCTGAAAGCTTCTCTAGATCCTTATATAATTCCTCATTTGGATGAACGTAGCTATTTTTTCCATCGCCATACATCATACTGCTTACCCACTGACACAACTCCTCTTGAAAAAGCGAATCATGATCAATCATATCTTCACCGAATTCCACATTTTCACAAGCTTTGTTTAATCTTGCAACAGTTGTCGGATTTTTTGTTTTTGCATAAGAAGTCTGCCCTGCGTTCTGAATCAACTGATCAATGATCTCTTGCTTAATCCCTTCCGCTTCAAACGTTCGTTCAATTCCTTGAAGCAGAAGTTGGTCCAACTTCTTGAGATCTTTTGCTATCACACCGTATAGCACAATCGCATAGCGGTTTTGGTCATTAGTAAAAACCACGACCTTCTTACGACCAAGTTTAATCAAATTAGCATGCCAGGAATGTAGCGGATCTTCATCTACCTCCGTCGCAACATCAACCTTTAATTCTTGCAATAATTTCTTGGTGCATTGAATTAGCATAGCAAGCTCCTTTATCGACAAATACTTACAAATCCCGGGTGGTGACAGGCACCTTCAAAGGCTTTAAAGGCAACAACACACTAACAGTAGTCCCTACTCCTAGTTCACTATCAAATTCAATCCGTCCACCGTGCTCGTGAACGATTTTATAGCAAACCACTAATCCTAATCCTGTTCCAGCTTCCTTATTCGAGAAGAAGGGATCACCCAAATGCTTTAGACGTTCTTCCGAAATACCTACACCCTGATCGGAGATAGCTATTCGGAAAGTCTCATCTTCTTGACTCGTTTGAATCGTTAGTTCTCCTCCACCTGGCATCGACTCAATCCCATTTTTAATCAGGTTGATTAAGACCTGTTTGATTTGATTCACTTCACACTCCACAAAATCAAGTGCTTCTTGAAGGTCTTTCTTGATACATACATTGTTTATACGCGCCTGCGAATCCATAATCGATAACGTCTCACAAATAAGCGTTGTGACATTTGCCTGTTGATATGTGACAGCTTGTGGCTTCGCAAGTGATAAAAACTCTGATATGATGTTTTCGGTTCGATTCATCTCAGACAGCATCAACTCATGAATTTCTCCATCAATTTTATCTTTGTATAATTGAATAAACCCTTTTACTGCCGTTAATGGATTACGAACCTCATGAGCAACGGCGGCCGCAAGTTGACCGATAACGGACAGCTTTTCGGAACGAATTAACAATTCTTCCGTACGTTTTCGATCACCGATATATCTCGTAAACGCCGATATCGCGAGCACATTTCCATCCTGATCTCTAAGCGGAGAGTACGTTACGCTAACCTCCAATAACCTGCCATCTTTATGCTTTCGAACGTCTTCATAACCAATGATCTCTTTCCCACTTGTCACCGTATCACAAATAGACTTTGCTTCATCACGATTTCCATCAGGATAAAACTCCATCATATTTAGGGGCATTTCCTCTTCAGAATACCCATAAAGTCGTTGAAATGCTAAGTTCGTTTTTAACACTTCTCCATTTAACGTAATAACAGAAATTCCGTCGGCACTATTAGAAAAGATCGACTCCAAAAGCTCTTTCGTTTCAATTAAATCCTCTTCTACCTTCTTCCGGTGTGTGCTATCGCGACCAATCGAAATCAGATAACCTCTTTTTCCTTCGCCTAAAGGACCGGCTGCTTTGACAATATCAAACGTTCGTTCTTCTCCATTATGTAAAAGCTGATGTTCGAATTGAATATTAGATGCATTGTGCTTTGTTAGCTCAGATGGAAACGCCTCTTTTAAAAAGGGAATAGCATCCCACTCTGTACTCCCAATTTCCGTAAACGTTTTGCCGACTACCTCCTGTCCTTCTAAGTTAAATAGTTTCTTCGCATATTGATTCATCTCTAGTATCCGGCCATCATGGTTTTGAAAAACGACAAATTCCGGCATAGAGTTGATAAGAGAACGAAGAAGTTCTTCTTGTTTAAACGCTTCTTGCTGTGCCAATTTGTAAGCAGTAATATCTTTTAAAATGTTATAGGCACCGATGTACGACTGATGAATCTTAATTGGAATCGTTTTAACTTCGATATAAATAAGATCCCCATTTTTATGAGTAATGCTTGTTTCATAGACTTGTGCTTTTCCTCGCAATGCTTTATTCGTATAATATTTTATTCTTTTTAATTCTTGAAATGAAATATTGTGTTCATATGTATGGATGATTTCGCACTTTTCATAGCCAATCATAAATTGAAGAGATTGATTAATATCCGTAATGCGTCCATCCGGGTCAACAAAAATAATTCCGTCCGGGTTTTCAGCAATTAGAAAGTCATGTTTTAAGTGTAGTTCACTCAACTCTTGCTTCATATTTTCTTCATGATTCGAGGTTAATGTTTTCATACAAACGAAAAGCATAAGATTTTCTTCCAGATAGGAAATTTCAATAAGATGAGCTTCCTTGTCCAAAACCGAAGTGAAGACAATTTCGACCGGATTTTCTGTTGAAGAACAGTTGAGTTCCTTCATAAAATGGTGAGCAGAATGATCGATCATCCATATCTGATCAATACGATAACTTTCTTTATTCTCATCTTCTG contains:
- a CDS encoding DUF1659 domain-containing protein, which encodes MATASLMDTQLRLVLEIGVDENGKSIFRSKNFNNVKTSATPDALFAVALALAPLQQHNLFAVERNDSSDLQA
- a CDS encoding DUF2922 domain-containing protein, yielding MAKTLELQFNTRDNKPFSITLTDPVEPVNPVTIAAAMDAIITQNCFTTSGGDVVAKKGARIIERNENDIIIG
- a CDS encoding plasmid pRiA4b ORF-3 family protein, whose product is MLIQCTKKLLQELKVDVATEVDEDPLHSWHANLIKLGRKKVVVFTNDQNRYAIVLYGVIAKDLKKLDQLLLQGIERTFEAEGIKQEIIDQLIQNAGQTSYAKTKNPTTVARLNKACENVEFGEDMIDHDSLFQEELCQWVSSMMYGDGKNSYVHPNEELYKDLEKLSGGPIFSTEAVELKVTLELRDHSVWRRLRVPTNTTFSRFHRILQAAFGWMDSHLYDFMVYSTENEQPLVNLVSSKHAFEFQGETPMVLESEKKLSDYLPARIVYTYDYGDHWVHEIKVEKIIENVHSNDPVCLDGEGNAPPEDVGGEGGFEEFLHIIRDPNHPDYDHMVNWGASQGYKPFNQDEVNFWLKK
- a CDS encoding PAS domain-containing sensor histidine kinase, with the translated sequence MSYEKYYGRIPLPLFVVDLQGSVIYANGEGKKILPEDENKESYRIDQIWMIDHSAHHFMKELNCSSTENPVEIVFTSVLDKEAHLIEISYLEENLMLFVCMKTLTSNHEENMKQELSELHLKHDFLIAENPDGIIFVDPDGRITDINQSLQFMIGYEKCEIIHTYEHNISFQELKRIKYYTNKALRGKAQVYETSITHKNGDLIYIEVKTIPIKIHQSYIGAYNILKDITAYKLAQQEAFKQEELLRSLINSMPEFVVFQNHDGRILEMNQYAKKLFNLEGQEVVGKTFTEIGSTEWDAIPFLKEAFPSELTKHNASNIQFEHQLLHNGEERTFDIVKAAGPLGEGKRGYLISIGRDSTHRKKVEEDLIETKELLESIFSNSADGISVITLNGEVLKTNLAFQRLYGYSEEEMPLNMMEFYPDGNRDEAKSICDTVTSGKEIIGYEDVRKHKDGRLLEVSVTYSPLRDQDGNVLAISAFTRYIGDRKRTEELLIRSEKLSVIGQLAAAVAHEVRNPLTAVKGFIQLYKDKIDGEIHELMLSEMNRTENIISEFLSLAKPQAVTYQQANVTTLICETLSIMDSQARINNVCIKKDLQEALDFVECEVNQIKQVLINLIKNGIESMPGGGELTIQTSQEDETFRIAISDQGVGISEERLKHLGDPFFSNKEAGTGLGLVVCYKIVHEHGGRIEFDSELGVGTTVSVLLPLKPLKVPVTTRDL